Sequence from the Pseudomonas sp. LS.1a genome:
GGTTGGCCGGTTGGCCACCTGCCGGTGGCAGGCGCAGGTTGTACATGGCCAGGCCCGGGCCGGCGGCGTCCTTGAGGTTGGCCCAGATCGCGTCGTAGTCGACCACCAGCGGCGGGGCGTTCTTGTCGATTTTCTGCGGCCCGTGGCGGCCACGGCCTTCGCCGCGCTTTTGTTGCTGGCCGGCGGCCGGTGCGTCGGCCAGCAGCTTGTTCAGGCCTTCGCGGTACCACTCGTAGGACCAGAACAGCCCGGTCAGGGCGAACAACAGGTAGAACAGCAGGCACCAGGTGCCGGCCACCGCGTGCAGGTTCCAGTTGAAGGCGCGGCCTTTCCTGGCCCAGTCAAAGGTCAGCCAGGTGCGCCAGTCCAGCGCCTTGCGCGGCCAGCGCAGGTACAGGCCGGAGAGGCAGAAGAACACCAGCATCAAGGTGCAGGCACCGGTGATCTGCCGGCCGCTGTCGCCCATGGCCAGGAAGCGGTGCAGGTTGAGCATGAGGTTGAAGAAGCCTTGCCCGGCCACTTCTCCCTTGAGTTCGCCAGTGTACGGGTCGGCGTAGCGCAGCGGGCCACGGCGCTCGCCTGGTGGCGGGGTGAAGGAGACGCGTGCGGCGTTGCCTTCGCGTACATCGACCCACAGCATCGCCACCTTGTCGTGCTGCTGGGCCTCGACTCGCTGGACCAGTTCGGCCGGGGGCAGCACGCCCTCCGGGCGCACCTGGACCTTCAGGACATCGGCATTCAGCGCACGCAGCAGTTCTTCCTGAAACGAGTACAAGGCCCCGGTGATACCCATCAAGGCCAGCACCAGGCCAGCGGTGATGCCAAAGAACCAGTGCAATTGGAACAGCGTCTTCTTCACCACATGATCACCTTGTGTTTCTGCCGCACACTGCGCGGCGTGCATTATGCCTTGATACGCAAAAGCCCCGCTCACGGGAATGAACGGGGCGGGGGGAGCGGGTTGCTTGTTACCTGTGCCGGCCTCTTCGCGGGTGAACCCGCTCCCACAGAGATATCACTGGATCTGAGGCCAGTGGAGTACCTGTGGGAGCGGGTTCACCCGCAAAAGGGCCGGCACAGGCGCAGCCCATTCAACAGATCAACCCCATCCTGGCATCAGAAGTGGACGCTGGTGGTCAACAGAGCCGTCCGCCCGGCTGCCTGGTTGGCGAAGTGGGTGGAGAAGGCCTTGTCGTAGTACACCTCGTTGGTCAGGTTCTGCACGTTCAGCTGCAGGTCGATGTTCTTGGTCAGCTTGTAGGCAGCCATGGCGTCATAGCGCACGTAGCTGTCGACCATTGTGGTATTGGCTACGTTGCCATACACGTCATCGACGTAGAACGCACCGCCACCGATGGTCAGCTTCGGCGTAACGGAGTACGTGGTCCACAGGCTGGCGCTGTTGTTCGGCGTGTTTGGCAGCTGATTGCCGTCGTTAGCCTTGTTCAGCGGGCCGCCGTCGATCTGACGTGCCTGAAGGTAGGTATAGCCGGCGAATACCTGCCACTTGTCGGTGAGCTTGCCGCTGGCCGACAGCTCGATGCCCTGTACACGAGTTTCGCCGACGTTCTCGTAGGTGGTGGTGTCCACCTGAACGCGGGCATTTTCCTTCTCTGTGCGGAAGATCGCTGCTGCCAGTGACAGGCGTTCGTCCAGCAAGTCCCACTTTGTACCTACTTCGTAGTTGGTGGTCTCTTCCGGCTCCAGGTCGCTGCCCAAGATATTGCCGCTGCGGTCAGTGGTGCCTGGCAGAGTGTTGGTTTCGGTACCCTCACCGAGCATGGCGCCTGGCGGGGTCGCGGACGTGGCGTAGGAAACATAGATGCTGCCGTTTTCGGCAGGCTTCCAGACCAGACCCAGCTGGCCTGTGAAGAATTCACTCTTGTCGCGACCTTTGGTAGGTACGCCGTTCTTGTTCACGACGGTTGCGCCGCTGGCGTCGTAGGTACGGAACTTGGTATCGAAATGGTCGTAACGCAGGCCCATGTTCAGCAGCCACTGGGGCGTGAGCTCCAGTGTATCGAAAGCATAGATCGCACGTGTCTTGCCGCTGGTTTTGGTACCGGCGTAGTTGCGCGAGACCGTGCCGTCCCAAGCGTCATCCGGGTTCGGGTCGCTCAGCGAGGTGCAGCTACCGCCGTTGCCAGGCCCAGTGCAGCTGAGTTTGCTGTTTGGCGTGACGGTGTAACTCTGGCGGTCGGACTCTTCCTTGGTGAACTCGATACCGGTGGAGAAATTGTTCTTGAAGCCGCCGACGAAGAACTCACCGAACAGGTCGGTCTGGTTGGTTGTGGTGGCGGTGTTGCCAACACGGGTGTTGGCGCGACGCCAGACCCCATTGTTGTTGACGTTGCCAACACTGTCGTCAGGCTGGGTCAGGATGTAGTCCTGCATGCTGTTGCCGTGACGCAGGGTGTTTTTGATGGTCAGCGAGTCCGTCAGGTCGTGCTCGATGCCAATGGTTGCGATGTCAACGCGGGTCTTGCGGAAATCGCGACCGGTCAGGCCATAGAAGTTGTCGCTGTCGCCGCCGTCAGTCGGCTTGCTCGGGTGCGCCGAAGTGCGTGCAGTGTTGCCACCGGTCGGGATGGTGTACGGGATGCCCGAATCCGGAAGGTCGTCGCTTTCCAGATGGTAGTAGTCGAGGTTCACGCGGGTCGGGGTACCCAGGCCGAAGGCCAGCGATGGGGCGATACCCCAACGGTCGTAGTTGACCTTGTCGCGGCCGGCGACGTTGCTTTCGTGGGTCATCAGGTTAAGGCGGCCGGCAACGGTATCGCTGAACTGGTAGTTACCATCGAAGGTGTAGCGCTGGGTCTGGTCGCTGCCCCAAGTCCAGGCGCCATCGAGCGAGTTGCCCAGGTGTGCACGTTTGCTCACCAGGTTGATGGTGCCGCCGGCGGCACCACGGCCACCGATGGCCGAGTTCGGGCCCTTGGCTACTTCTACCGATTCGATGGCGAAGATTTCGCGGGTTTGTGCACCAGTGTCGCGTACGCCGTCCAGGTAGGTGTCGCCCTGGGCGTCGAAGCCGCGGATGAACGGGCGGTCGCCTTGCGGGTTGCCGCCTTCGCCGGCACCAAAGGTGATCCCTGGCACGGTGCGCAGGGCGTCCTGCAGGGTCAGGGCGCTGGTGTCCTTGATCACTTGCTGCGGGATCACGGTGATCGAGCGTGGGGTGTCTACCAGCGGCGCGGTGTACTTCTGCGAGGAGGCCTTGTCGACCTTGTAATCGGTGCTGGCTTGTTCAGCCTTGCCGTTGACGCTGGTGGCGTCGAGGGTGATCGCGCTGCTGGCGGCCGGGTCGGCGGCGTAGGCCGACGAGGCGCTGAGGGCGACGCCGATGGCAGACACGATCAGGCGTGGTGAACTCACTGCAGATGGTACGTACTGGCGCATTGCTTAGGACCTTCCCCAAGGTGTTAAGGCCGCGGATCTTAATGTAAGCGATTGTGACTCACAATTGAGAGTCGTTACCATTCGTGAAGAATTTACAATCTTTACAATTTCCCTTTACGGTTTCATCAAGCTGAAACGTCTTAAGCGGCGAATGGGGGTTGTGAAGCGCAAAAGGGAATCAATATCATTGGCGCCTTTACATTTTCCAACGGTGCTGCCGCCATGCTGCTTCACATCCCCGGCCTGTTCGATACCGATGAGCTGGCCCGTATCCGCGAGGCGCTGGAGCAGGCCGACTGGGCCGACGGCAAGATCACGGCCGGCTACCAGTCGGCCAAGGCCAAGCACAACCTGCAGCTGCCGGAAGGACACCCGCTGGCCAAGGAGATCGGCAGTGCGCTGATCGACCGCTTGTGGCAGAACCCGCGCTTCATGTCCGCAGCCTTGCCGCACAAGGTGTTCCCGCCGTTGATCAACTGCTACCGCGAAGGTGGCAATTTCGGCTTCCACATCGACAACGCCCTGCGCCAGCCCAAGGGCAGCCCGGAGCGGGTGCGTACCGACCTGTCCTCCACGCTGTTCCTCAGCGATCCGGACAGCTACGACGGCGGCGAGCTGGTGATCCAGGACACCTATGGCGTGCAGCAGGTCAAACTGGCCGCCGGTGACCTGGTGCTGTACCCCGGCACCAGCCTGCACAAGGTCAACCCGGTGACCCGTGGCCAGCGTTACGCCGCGTTCTTCTGGACCCAGAGCCTGGTGCGCGAGGACAGCCAGCGGGCGTTGCTGTTCGAGATGGACAATGCCATCCAGCAACTGACTGCCGATGTGCCGGACCATCCATCACTGCTGCAACTGACCGGCACCTACCACAACCTGCTGCGCCGCTGGGCCGAGGTCTGAACCGTGTCCTATCAGTTGCGGCGTGAGGAAGTGATGGATGTGGCCCGTTTGCAGGCCATGCTGGAAGAAAGCCCCGGCAAGGCTGCCCAGGCGATTCTGGCGGCGGCCGGGCAGGGTGCGGTCGAGGCACAGTTGCTGCTGGGGCAGATCCTGCTTGACGGGCGCGGCATTCAGGCGGATGCCGCCGTGGCCAGGCGCTGGTTCGGCATTGCCGCACAGGGCGGCAGTGCCATGGCGCACAACATGCTGGGGCGTTGCCTGGAGCATGGCTGGGGCGGTGAGCCAAGCCCGGCGCAGGCGGCCGTTCACTATGCGCGTGCGGCCGATGCCGGGCTGGACTGGGGGCTGTACAACCTGGGCAACCTGCTGGCCACCGGGCGCGGCGTACCGGCCAACCAGGCGCAGGCGCTGATGTGCTACGAGAAAGCGGCGCACATGGGGCATGCCAAGTCGATGAACCTGTACGGGCGTTACCTGGAGCAAGGCATCGCCACGGCGCCCAACCCGACACGGGCGGTGCGCTGGTATCGGCGTTCGGCCGAGGCGGGGGACTTTCGCGGCATGTTCAGCCTGGGGCTGGTGCTGGTCGAGCGTGGGCAGGTGGCGGAAGCCGGGCCTTGGCTGGAGCGGGCGCGGGTCGAGGGGAACATGAATTTCCTGCGCAGTGCGCTGGTGAGCTTGCAGGGGGCGGGGCCGGTATTGATGGCCTTTGCGGCGCGGTATGCCGAGGAGATCGAGCGGCGCGAAGCCTGATGTCGCCTGTGCTGGCCCTATCGCCGGCAGGCCAGCTCCCACAGGGTCTGGACAAGGCTTGAGGCTGCGCTGTACCTGTG
This genomic interval carries:
- a CDS encoding tetratricopeptide repeat protein — protein: MSYQLRREEVMDVARLQAMLEESPGKAAQAILAAAGQGAVEAQLLLGQILLDGRGIQADAAVARRWFGIAAQGGSAMAHNMLGRCLEHGWGGEPSPAQAAVHYARAADAGLDWGLYNLGNLLATGRGVPANQAQALMCYEKAAHMGHAKSMNLYGRYLEQGIATAPNPTRAVRWYRRSAEAGDFRGMFSLGLVLVERGQVAEAGPWLERARVEGNMNFLRSALVSLQGAGPVLMAFAARYAEEIERREA
- a CDS encoding Fe2+-dependent dioxygenase; the protein is MLLHIPGLFDTDELARIREALEQADWADGKITAGYQSAKAKHNLQLPEGHPLAKEIGSALIDRLWQNPRFMSAALPHKVFPPLINCYREGGNFGFHIDNALRQPKGSPERVRTDLSSTLFLSDPDSYDGGELVIQDTYGVQQVKLAAGDLVLYPGTSLHKVNPVTRGQRYAAFFWTQSLVREDSQRALLFEMDNAIQQLTADVPDHPSLLQLTGTYHNLLRRWAEV
- a CDS encoding TonB-dependent receptor; the protein is MRQYVPSAVSSPRLIVSAIGVALSASSAYAADPAASSAITLDATSVNGKAEQASTDYKVDKASSQKYTAPLVDTPRSITVIPQQVIKDTSALTLQDALRTVPGITFGAGEGGNPQGDRPFIRGFDAQGDTYLDGVRDTGAQTREIFAIESVEVAKGPNSAIGGRGAAGGTINLVSKRAHLGNSLDGAWTWGSDQTQRYTFDGNYQFSDTVAGRLNLMTHESNVAGRDKVNYDRWGIAPSLAFGLGTPTRVNLDYYHLESDDLPDSGIPYTIPTGGNTARTSAHPSKPTDGGDSDNFYGLTGRDFRKTRVDIATIGIEHDLTDSLTIKNTLRHGNSMQDYILTQPDDSVGNVNNNGVWRRANTRVGNTATTTNQTDLFGEFFVGGFKNNFSTGIEFTKEESDRQSYTVTPNSKLSCTGPGNGGSCTSLSDPNPDDAWDGTVSRNYAGTKTSGKTRAIYAFDTLELTPQWLLNMGLRYDHFDTKFRTYDASGATVVNKNGVPTKGRDKSEFFTGQLGLVWKPAENGSIYVSYATSATPPGAMLGEGTETNTLPGTTDRSGNILGSDLEPEETTNYEVGTKWDLLDERLSLAAAIFRTEKENARVQVDTTTYENVGETRVQGIELSASGKLTDKWQVFAGYTYLQARQIDGGPLNKANDGNQLPNTPNNSASLWTTYSVTPKLTIGGGAFYVDDVYGNVANTTMVDSYVRYDAMAAYKLTKNIDLQLNVQNLTNEVYYDKAFSTHFANQAAGRTALLTTSVHF